Proteins from a single region of Leuconostoc gasicomitatum LMG 18811:
- the mgtE gene encoding magnesium transporter translates to MAEQIEQRYQTIQFLSDLLHSGQDTEFIESFESLHDFEMAQVYADLPEQFRSVAWRLLSIDILARVFDNLDIDEVDIVKLLQELPPQRGVLVLQEMYADNEADLLQEMPARLVATYLSLMSKSEADTVRKLIDYDEQTAGSLMSTEYLAVEEELHVDEVMRLVKKQALAAESISYVYVLDLQERLAGVISLRDLLTHPDNLAVSEITNDRIISVKAGDDQEDVAQIVADYNFLSIPVTDDENRLLGVITVDDIVDVIDEEAVEDYSGLAAVNVSQINDTPWHSAIKRIPWLIALLVLGMATATLISSYDQLVRQASILAAFISLITGTAGNAGTQALALAVRRIAVGSDNSGWKNFFSEILAGIIVGMATGFSVFVIVAIWKHNSILGFAVGLAMTMAIIVANLAGYLIPVLIDKMGFDPAVASGPFITTLSDLTSVLIYFNVAQLFISHFVGR, encoded by the coding sequence ATGGCAGAGCAAATTGAACAACGCTATCAAACCATCCAATTTTTATCTGATCTTCTACATTCAGGTCAAGATACTGAATTTATTGAAAGTTTTGAATCATTACACGATTTTGAAATGGCACAGGTGTATGCCGATTTACCAGAACAATTTCGCTCAGTTGCATGGCGATTACTATCTATTGATATTTTAGCGCGTGTGTTTGATAATTTAGATATTGATGAAGTAGATATTGTCAAGCTTTTGCAAGAATTACCGCCACAACGTGGTGTGCTTGTTTTGCAGGAAATGTATGCCGATAATGAAGCTGATTTATTGCAAGAAATGCCAGCAAGGCTTGTTGCAACATATCTGAGCTTAATGTCAAAATCTGAAGCTGATACTGTTCGTAAATTGATTGATTACGATGAACAAACAGCTGGTTCCTTAATGTCTACTGAATATTTAGCAGTAGAAGAGGAGCTGCATGTTGATGAAGTTATGCGTTTGGTTAAAAAACAAGCGCTAGCAGCAGAATCTATTAGTTATGTTTACGTATTAGATTTGCAAGAACGTTTGGCTGGTGTTATTTCACTTCGTGATTTGTTAACGCATCCAGATAATTTAGCAGTTTCTGAAATTACAAATGATCGTATTATTAGTGTTAAAGCAGGTGACGATCAAGAAGATGTCGCTCAAATTGTGGCTGATTATAATTTTCTCTCAATTCCTGTAACCGATGATGAGAACCGTTTGTTAGGTGTTATTACTGTTGATGATATTGTTGATGTTATTGACGAAGAGGCCGTTGAAGATTATTCTGGTTTGGCTGCCGTTAACGTGAGTCAAATTAATGATACGCCATGGCATTCTGCTATTAAGCGCATACCATGGCTAATTGCTTTACTTGTACTTGGTATGGCAACAGCAACACTGATTAGTTCATATGATCAACTCGTGCGGCAGGCTTCAATCTTAGCGGCCTTTATTTCACTCATTACTGGAACTGCCGGAAATGCCGGTACGCAAGCACTTGCTTTGGCGGTTCGTCGTATTGCGGTTGGTAGTGACAATAGTGGTTGGAAAAACTTTTTTAGTGAAATTCTGGCTGGCATCATTGTTGGTATGGCGACTGGATTCTCTGTTTTTGTTATTGTGGCAATATGGAAACACAATAGTATACTGGGATTTGCAGTTGGACTTGCAATGACCATGGCCATTATAGTAGCTAATTTAGCCGGTTATTTAATTCCGGTTTTAATTGATAAAATGGGATTTGATCCAGCTGTTGCCAGTGGGCCATTTATTACAACATTATCTGATTTAACTTCTGTTTTGATTTATTTCAATGTCGCACAGTTGTTTATTTCTCATTTTGTTGGGCGTTGA
- a CDS encoding DHA2 family efflux MFS transporter permease subunit produces the protein MNTKNWRVIPAVIAAGILSFSGVLIETSMNVTFPKLMSEFSTNANGVQWVTTGYLLAIAIIVPISAFLIRNFSTKKLFVLSNFLFLFGTVLDSFSPSLALLLVGRILQGIGTGIALPLMFHIILTKSPIKSRGMMMGIGSMITSLAPAIGPTYGGVLLNTLGWRSIFWFLIILILISLVIGLNSIPSEKEQRTEKFPFKTFIFLGLGLSFVLLSIEKMSLLMAIVGIFSLVIFYIINQKQKLLQLTLFQNSRFNFYMYGFLAYQAILLGLSFILPNYLQLNLHVSAAAAGAFMFPGALISAVLAPISGSMLDRIGQYRPILLGLIVSTVALCLMFFYFPTLNFWTLMLSHMLLMVGIGLSYANLMTVTLATLPANETADGNSILNTTQQFVGATATAIVAQVITTAMHKNPVNGMIIGSKQGIGGLTILIMISLILFITVNKRRK, from the coding sequence ATGAACACAAAAAATTGGCGTGTTATTCCAGCGGTTATCGCTGCAGGTATTCTAAGTTTTAGCGGTGTTTTAATTGAAACCTCAATGAACGTTACCTTTCCTAAGCTGATGTCTGAGTTCAGTACGAATGCCAACGGCGTACAATGGGTAACCACCGGTTATTTGCTGGCAATTGCCATCATTGTACCAATTTCAGCATTTTTAATTCGCAATTTTTCAACTAAAAAATTATTTGTTTTATCAAATTTTTTGTTTCTCTTTGGTACAGTTCTGGACAGCTTTTCTCCTTCACTCGCACTACTGTTAGTTGGCCGTATATTGCAAGGAATTGGAACAGGTATTGCTTTACCTTTAATGTTTCATATTATTTTAACCAAATCGCCAATTAAAAGTCGCGGCATGATGATGGGAATTGGCAGTATGATCACATCCCTTGCACCAGCAATTGGCCCAACATATGGCGGTGTTTTACTGAATACATTGGGTTGGCGATCAATATTCTGGTTTTTAATTATTTTAATTCTCATTTCTTTAGTCATTGGACTAAACAGTATACCATCCGAAAAAGAACAACGGACAGAAAAATTCCCTTTCAAAACATTTATCTTTTTGGGACTTGGTTTAAGTTTTGTGCTATTATCAATTGAAAAAATGTCACTTTTAATGGCAATCGTTGGTATTTTTTCACTCGTTATTTTTTATATCATTAATCAAAAGCAAAAGTTATTACAGCTCACACTATTTCAAAACAGTCGCTTCAATTTTTATATGTATGGCTTTTTAGCTTATCAGGCTATTTTGTTAGGCTTATCGTTCATTTTACCAAATTATTTACAATTGAATTTACACGTGAGTGCAGCTGCTGCGGGCGCATTTATGTTTCCAGGAGCGCTTATTAGTGCAGTTTTAGCCCCTATATCTGGTTCAATGTTGGATAGAATTGGTCAGTATCGTCCCATTCTATTGGGTCTCATTGTATCGACAGTTGCGCTATGCCTCATGTTCTTTTATTTCCCCACCCTTAATTTTTGGACGTTAATGTTGAGCCATATGCTATTGATGGTTGGTATTGGTTTATCATATGCTAACTTGATGACTGTAACGTTGGCAACATTACCTGCAAATGAAACAGCTGATGGTAATAGTATTTTAAACACGACACAACAATTTGTTGGCGCAACGGCAACAGCTATAGTGGCCCAAGTCATTACAACTGCCATGCATAAAAATCCAGTAAATGGTATGATAATCGGTTCCAAACAAGGTATTGGTGGTTTAACTATTTTAATTATGATATCACTTATCTTGTTCATTACTGTTAATAAACGTCGCAAATAA
- a CDS encoding argininosuccinate synthase yields MTEKLVLAYSGGLDTSVAIPWLKGKGYEIIAVVLNVGQHGKDMDMIQAKALQVGASQSIVIDAQAEFADQYVAPVIKANMLYEGEYPMVSALSRPLIIKKLVDIAHENDAVAIAHGSTGHGNDQVRFEAAIHALDPDMKIEAPIREFQWSREEEIAYAAEHDVPVPVGLESPYSIDENLWGRANEAGILENPWNQAPEGAYALTTPIEKTPDEAEFIDVTFAAGVPVALDGVDMPLADLIIKLNELAGSHGIGRIDHIENRLVGIKSREIYEAPAAAVLMTAHKDLEDLTLERDVAHFKPMIEQQLANLVYEAKWVSPLFDSLMAFIDETQKNVNGIVKMKMFKGNAVAVARQSEHNSLYDEDLATYTSASSFDQEAAVGFIKLWTLSNTVYEQVNHVHSVDKKNKIK; encoded by the coding sequence ATGACAGAAAAATTAGTATTAGCATATTCAGGCGGTTTAGATACATCGGTGGCAATTCCTTGGTTAAAAGGTAAAGGTTATGAAATTATTGCTGTTGTGTTGAATGTTGGTCAACATGGCAAAGATATGGACATGATTCAAGCTAAAGCACTACAAGTTGGTGCTAGTCAGTCAATCGTGATTGATGCACAGGCAGAATTTGCTGATCAGTATGTGGCACCAGTAATTAAAGCTAACATGTTGTATGAAGGTGAATATCCAATGGTATCAGCATTATCACGACCATTGATTATTAAAAAACTTGTTGATATTGCGCATGAAAATGACGCTGTTGCCATTGCCCACGGTTCAACAGGTCATGGTAATGACCAAGTGCGTTTTGAGGCAGCAATTCATGCCTTGGATCCAGATATGAAAATTGAAGCACCCATTCGTGAATTTCAGTGGTCTCGTGAAGAAGAAATTGCCTATGCTGCTGAACATGATGTGCCCGTACCAGTTGGCTTGGAATCACCTTATTCTATCGATGAAAATCTTTGGGGTCGCGCTAATGAAGCTGGCATTTTGGAAAATCCTTGGAATCAGGCACCAGAAGGTGCCTATGCTTTAACAACGCCAATCGAAAAAACACCAGATGAAGCTGAATTTATTGATGTGACGTTTGCCGCTGGTGTACCAGTTGCACTTGATGGTGTTGATATGCCATTAGCTGATTTGATTATCAAACTAAATGAACTTGCTGGATCTCATGGTATTGGTCGAATTGATCATATTGAAAACCGTTTAGTTGGTATTAAGTCACGTGAAATTTATGAAGCACCTGCTGCAGCCGTACTGATGACAGCCCATAAGGATCTAGAAGACTTGACTTTAGAGCGTGATGTTGCTCATTTTAAGCCAATGATAGAACAGCAATTAGCTAATTTAGTGTATGAAGCTAAATGGGTATCACCCTTGTTTGATAGTTTAATGGCATTTATAGATGAAACACAGAAGAATGTTAATGGTATTGTAAAAATGAAAATGTTCAAGGGCAATGCCGTTGCTGTTGCGCGTCAATCTGAACATAATTCATTGTATGATGAAGACTTAGCAACGTATACGAGTGCCTCATCGTTTGATCAAGAAGCAGCGGTTGGCTTTATTAAATTATGGACTCTAAGCAATACTGTTTATGAGCAAGTTAACCATGTTCATTCAGTTGATAAGAAGAATAAAATTAAGTAA
- a CDS encoding NAD kinase, whose amino-acid sequence MKIAIFNNNAVSSQAITKKLTLALKKNNIIIDNNEPDIVVTVGGDGTLLGAFQHYVDQVDHIRFVGLHTGHLGFYTDWLSTELDELVNSLVNDNSQSVSYPLLDMTVVYDSGEHYHFLALNEAAIKQPTGTLVADIYLGNQIFERFRGDGISVATPTGSTAYNKANGGAVLHPSLSAIQMSEIASINNRVFRTLGSPLIVPQGQEIIMKPKSDHFLVMYDQSDIKVKSITELRFRVADKQVHFAAYRHVDFWQRVHRAFISDIE is encoded by the coding sequence ATGAAAATAGCAATTTTTAATAACAATGCTGTGAGTTCGCAAGCAATTACAAAAAAATTAACGCTGGCTCTAAAAAAAAATAATATTATAATTGATAATAATGAACCAGATATTGTTGTCACTGTTGGTGGTGATGGCACACTTTTGGGTGCTTTTCAGCATTATGTTGATCAAGTTGATCATATAAGATTTGTGGGTCTACATACTGGACATCTTGGGTTTTATACTGATTGGCTGAGCACAGAACTTGATGAGTTGGTTAATAGTCTCGTAAATGACAACAGTCAAAGCGTGAGCTACCCACTATTAGATATGACCGTTGTTTATGACAGTGGCGAGCACTATCATTTTTTGGCTTTAAACGAAGCAGCTATTAAGCAACCAACTGGTACGCTGGTTGCTGATATTTATTTAGGTAATCAAATTTTTGAACGTTTTCGGGGTGATGGCATTTCTGTTGCAACACCGACGGGTTCAACTGCCTATAACAAGGCAAATGGCGGTGCAGTATTACATCCTAGTCTATCTGCTATCCAAATGTCTGAAATTGCATCTATTAATAATCGTGTGTTTCGGACTTTGGGTTCACCATTGATAGTACCACAAGGTCAAGAAATTATTATGAAACCAAAAAGTGACCATTTTTTGGTCATGTATGATCAAAGTGATATTAAAGTTAAAAGTATTACAGAATTACGGTTTCGTGTGGCCGATAAACAAGTGCATTTTGCAGCATATCGGCATGTTGATTTTTGGCAACGTGTGCATCGTGCATTTATTAGTGATATCGAATGA
- the argF gene encoding ornithine carbamoyltransferase, protein MSSHFQGKSFLKESDFTKKELETLIDLAAHFKYLKQHNIQHHYLQGKNIALLFEKSSTRTRSSFTVAAHDLGAHAEFLGKNDIQFGKKESLEDTAKVFGRMYDGIEYRGFSQNVVEGLAKYSGVPVWNGLTDEWHPTQMLADFLTIKEQFKRLEGVTLAYMGDGRNNVANSLLVTGAILGVNIHIVAPKSLQPTAEIQSLAAQKAAVSGANLLVTDDVAKGVAGVDVLYTDVWASMGEEETFEARIKLLTPYQINTQLVAMTHNDDVIVLHDLPAFHDLNTTMSQEIYDKFGISEMEITDEVFHAAYAHQFEQAENRLHTIKAVMAATLGNLFIPEI, encoded by the coding sequence ATGAGTTCACATTTTCAAGGAAAATCATTTTTGAAGGAAAGTGATTTTACAAAAAAAGAATTAGAAACACTAATTGATTTAGCGGCGCATTTTAAATATTTAAAGCAACATAATATACAACATCATTATCTTCAAGGTAAAAATATTGCGTTACTTTTTGAAAAATCATCAACACGAACCCGTTCAAGTTTTACCGTAGCTGCTCATGATTTGGGTGCTCATGCTGAATTTTTAGGTAAAAATGATATTCAATTTGGTAAAAAAGAGTCATTAGAAGACACAGCAAAAGTATTTGGACGTATGTATGATGGCATTGAATATCGTGGCTTTTCACAAAATGTGGTTGAAGGATTGGCAAAATATTCTGGTGTGCCGGTTTGGAATGGCCTAACAGATGAATGGCATCCAACACAAATGTTGGCCGATTTTCTAACCATTAAAGAACAGTTTAAACGATTAGAAGGCGTGACATTAGCCTATATGGGAGATGGTCGAAATAACGTGGCTAACTCTTTACTGGTTACTGGTGCCATTTTGGGTGTTAATATACATATTGTTGCGCCTAAAAGTTTACAGCCAACAGCAGAGATTCAGTCATTGGCGGCGCAAAAAGCAGCCGTGTCTGGCGCAAATCTTTTGGTGACTGATGATGTTGCCAAAGGTGTTGCTGGGGTTGATGTACTTTATACAGATGTCTGGGCTTCTATGGGTGAAGAGGAAACATTTGAAGCGCGTATTAAACTATTGACACCTTATCAAATTAACACGCAGTTAGTAGCAATGACTCATAATGATGACGTTATTGTGCTACATGATTTACCAGCGTTTCATGATTTAAATACCACAATGTCACAGGAAATCTATGATAAATTTGGCATTTCAGAGATGGAAATTACAGACGAAGTATTTCATGCAGCCTATGCACATCAATTTGAACAAGCAGAAAATAGATTGCATACGATTAAAGCGGTAATGGCAGCAACATTAGGCAATTTGTTTATACCAGAAATATGA
- the argH gene encoding argininosuccinate lyase, translating to MATTKLWGGRFTAKAAEWVDEFGASIHFDQQMAAEDLEGSIAHAKMLGQQNIIAFNESDQIVAGLKALQQDLIAGKLTFDVKNEDIHMNMESLLTEKIGAVAGKLHTARSRNDQVATDFHLWVKHRLPHVLDAITELQKELLTLATTHAGTIMSGYTHLQHAQPITYGHYLLAYCDMFQRDYDRFEFNQLHTDILPLGAAALAGTTFPIDREFVADELGFGDIYHNSLDAVSDRDFALEFLSNAAILMMHLSRMAEELILWSTYEFNYIELSDDFSTGSSIMPQKKNADFAELVRGKTGRTYGALMALLTTMKSLPLAYNKDMQEDKEQVFDVMDTVIASIKIFTGMLGGLKVHKERMLASTQDDFSNATELADYLATKGVPFREAHAIVGQLVLQGLQTHTPLQKTPLATLQAAAPQIEADIYAVLQSETAVNRRTSIGGTAVENVKKEIARHEKKLEAR from the coding sequence ATGGCAACAACGAAATTGTGGGGTGGTCGTTTTACTGCTAAAGCGGCTGAATGGGTAGATGAGTTTGGGGCATCAATTCATTTTGATCAACAAATGGCAGCAGAGGATCTTGAAGGATCAATTGCTCATGCTAAAATGTTGGGGCAACAAAATATTATTGCTTTTAACGAATCAGATCAAATTGTTGCTGGTTTAAAAGCATTGCAACAAGATTTAATCGCTGGGAAATTAACATTTGATGTCAAAAATGAAGATATCCATATGAATATGGAATCTTTGTTGACTGAAAAAATTGGTGCAGTTGCTGGAAAGCTACATACAGCGCGCTCACGAAATGACCAAGTTGCAACTGATTTTCATTTGTGGGTTAAACATCGTTTGCCACATGTACTTGACGCAATAACTGAGCTACAAAAAGAATTACTAACACTAGCAACTACGCACGCTGGGACAATTATGTCTGGCTACACGCATTTGCAACACGCGCAGCCGATAACATATGGTCATTATTTATTAGCCTATTGTGACATGTTCCAAAGAGATTATGATCGTTTTGAATTTAATCAGTTACATACTGATATTTTACCTTTAGGGGCAGCAGCTCTGGCGGGAACCACTTTTCCTATTGATCGTGAATTTGTTGCAGATGAATTAGGATTTGGCGATATTTATCATAACTCACTAGATGCGGTGTCAGATCGTGATTTTGCTTTAGAGTTTTTGTCAAACGCAGCAATTTTGATGATGCATTTATCACGAATGGCTGAAGAATTGATTCTCTGGTCGACATATGAATTCAACTACATTGAATTATCAGACGACTTTTCGACGGGCTCATCGATTATGCCTCAAAAGAAAAACGCTGATTTTGCGGAACTTGTTCGTGGTAAAACGGGACGAACTTATGGCGCTTTAATGGCTTTATTGACGACAATGAAGTCATTGCCGCTTGCATATAATAAAGATATGCAAGAAGATAAGGAACAGGTATTCGACGTGATGGATACAGTGATTGCTTCCATCAAAATATTTACTGGCATGTTAGGTGGTTTAAAAGTTCATAAAGAACGTATGTTAGCCAGTACACAAGATGATTTTTCCAATGCCACAGAGTTAGCAGATTATTTAGCCACTAAGGGTGTGCCTTTTCGTGAAGCACATGCTATTGTCGGCCAACTTGTATTACAAGGTTTGCAAACACACACACCTTTACAAAAGACACCACTTGCCACTTTACAAGCAGCGGCACCGCAAATTGAAGCTGATATTTATGCTGTTTTACAATCAGAAACGGCAGTTAATCGGCGCACGTCTATTGGCGGTACTGCAGTTGAAAATGTCAAAAAAGAAATTGCACGACATGAAAAAAAATTGGAGGCACGTTAA
- a CDS encoding ArgE/DapE family deacylase — protein MDNDELVLQDLVRINTAGKNEVAIARYLKKLFDEHDITNEIIGFDDGRAGLIAEIGNGHGPILAFDGHEDTVALGDKTRWQTDPLSGIKIDDKIFGRGITDMKSGLAAGVLAMIRLKRNEHLLNGTFKLYATVGEETGELGAKQMVEAGLANQIDALLIGEPSGIQLDYIKSLPAAQSLPGIVMAENIHDISEKNKTAEQHFLEIAHKGAISYRITSQGITAHSSMPELGVNAIDALLTFYNKQQELFNDISKIQNKLLGKTTPVVTQIAGGEQPNTVPGSATMGVFVRTIPEVPHEKIVSEVEKIINEINASGKAELSLTINFENQPVYSNPNGRLSQITKEIGEKLIHQSLPFIGVSGGTDASQFIKANPNMEVVIFGPGNITAHQVDEFVDAGMYHSFIDIYESVVRQYLK, from the coding sequence ATGGATAATGATGAATTAGTTTTGCAGGATCTCGTTCGAATTAATACTGCTGGAAAAAATGAAGTGGCGATTGCTAGATATTTAAAAAAGTTATTTGATGAGCATGATATTACCAATGAAATAATTGGATTTGACGATGGACGAGCAGGTCTTATTGCTGAAATTGGGAATGGACATGGTCCAATTTTGGCTTTTGATGGGCATGAAGATACAGTTGCTTTGGGGGATAAGACGCGTTGGCAAACAGACCCATTAAGTGGCATTAAAATTGACGATAAAATATTTGGCAGAGGAATCACTGACATGAAATCAGGCTTAGCAGCTGGTGTGTTAGCGATGATTCGGTTAAAGAGAAACGAGCATTTATTAAATGGTACGTTTAAATTATATGCAACTGTTGGTGAAGAAACTGGTGAACTAGGTGCCAAGCAAATGGTTGAAGCTGGATTGGCCAATCAGATTGATGCATTATTAATTGGTGAACCCAGTGGCATACAGCTGGACTATATTAAATCACTACCGGCAGCACAATCGTTGCCTGGCATTGTCATGGCAGAAAACATACATGATATCAGTGAGAAGAACAAAACAGCTGAGCAACATTTTTTAGAAATTGCACACAAAGGTGCAATTTCTTATCGTATTACGAGTCAAGGTATTACGGCACATAGTTCAATGCCTGAACTTGGCGTCAATGCCATTGACGCTTTGTTAACATTTTATAATAAGCAACAAGAACTATTTAACGATATCTCTAAAATTCAAAACAAATTACTGGGCAAAACGACACCGGTTGTGACACAAATAGCTGGTGGAGAACAACCCAATACCGTACCTGGTAGTGCAACAATGGGTGTCTTTGTGAGGACAATTCCAGAGGTACCCCATGAAAAAATAGTATCAGAAGTTGAAAAAATCATTAACGAGATAAATGCTAGTGGAAAAGCTGAGCTGAGTTTGACGATTAATTTTGAAAATCAGCCTGTTTACTCTAATCCGAATGGTAGATTAAGTCAAATCACAAAGGAAATTGGCGAAAAGCTAATACACCAATCATTACCCTTTATTGGTGTTTCTGGTGGTACTGATGCTTCACAGTTTATTAAGGCTAATCCAAATATGGAAGTTGTTATTTTTGGACCAGGAAACATTACAGCACACCAAGTTGATGAATTCGTTGATGCCGGTATGTATCACTCATTTATAGATATTTATGAATCAGTTGTACGTCAATATTTGAAATAA
- a CDS encoding RluA family pseudouridine synthase, whose protein sequence is MQFTWTYSGSEQRKVRTFLQAHGVSHRMFSQMKHNGGAILKNDKQVYTSDYLDDGDQVTIIMPTEKSNDLVVADYNPLTIIFENEHWLVVDKPYGLTTVPGHADRLHTLVNQVKGHLEEINAEDLVPHVVTRLDRDTSGIVLLAKHRFAHAVMDQQLQEHTVEKFYVAYVSGILSEDHGDIHAPIGRMDDDFIKREVRDDGKPSRTEYWVERRYDDGGVQPMTRVKVQLHTGRTHQIRVHFQNIGHPLVGDNLYGGPRWYGLKRQALHAYHMKFYDPFIEADREFNTTLPEDLKGLHDLT, encoded by the coding sequence ATGCAATTTACATGGACATATTCTGGCAGTGAACAGCGTAAGGTACGAACATTTTTACAGGCACATGGCGTCTCACATCGTATGTTTAGTCAAATGAAACATAATGGTGGCGCGATTTTAAAAAATGACAAGCAGGTATACACCTCTGACTATTTAGATGATGGCGATCAAGTGACCATTATTATGCCAACAGAAAAGAGCAACGATCTTGTTGTGGCAGATTATAACCCTTTGACTATTATTTTTGAAAATGAGCATTGGTTGGTTGTTGATAAGCCTTATGGTCTCACAACAGTGCCTGGACACGCTGACAGATTACACACGCTAGTCAACCAAGTAAAAGGGCACCTAGAAGAGATAAATGCCGAGGATTTAGTACCACACGTTGTGACACGATTAGATCGCGATACATCTGGCATTGTATTATTAGCTAAGCACCGTTTTGCTCACGCAGTGATGGATCAGCAGTTGCAAGAGCATACGGTTGAAAAATTCTATGTGGCTTACGTCAGTGGTATTTTATCAGAAGATCATGGTGATATTCATGCACCTATTGGGCGTATGGATGATGATTTTATTAAACGCGAAGTACGAGATGATGGGAAGCCATCGCGTACAGAGTATTGGGTGGAGCGCCGTTATGATGACGGTGGTGTGCAACCGATGACACGCGTCAAAGTGCAATTACATACTGGTCGGACACACCAAATCCGTGTTCACTTTCAAAATATAGGGCACCCATTAGTTGGCGATAACTTGTATGGTGGACCACGATGGTATGGTTTAAAACGGCAGGCTTTACATGCGTATCATATGAAATTCTATGATCCTTTTATCGAAGCTGATCGAGAATTTAACACAACATTACCAGAAGATTTAAAAGGCTTACACGATTTGACATAA
- a CDS encoding LCP family protein, producing MPTREQMRSTNKGKQNRPKKRHRILHTILLIVGLLVLIGLGTGGYAYYNMNRTITKIQNPSQTTKKADKITANKKPVSYLLLGTDTGELGRDYKGRTDTMIVMTVNPKTNVTTMTSIARDTLVTVNGEQMKINAAYAYGTADSAMAAVENLLNIKINGGYILVNMGGLVKMVDAVGGVDVTSPLTFTTEGDDTQADSKSQYSFTANQTYHMDGNEALAFSRMRHEDPNGDYGRQLRQQLILRGVLKNSASVGSLFNDSLLNTLSNNVQTDVSTSSMKNLALSYRSALGNIKQDQMRGTTQSMGALGSVEMMSQTEIDRVHDAISEQMAE from the coding sequence ATGCCAACACGTGAGCAAATGCGATCGACTAATAAGGGTAAACAAAATAGGCCAAAAAAACGGCACAGAATCCTTCATACAATTTTGTTAATTGTTGGCTTATTAGTGTTAATTGGATTAGGTACGGGTGGTTATGCTTACTACAACATGAACCGAACGATTACAAAAATACAAAATCCATCGCAAACGACCAAAAAAGCTGATAAAATAACGGCTAATAAAAAACCAGTATCTTATTTACTATTAGGAACAGATACCGGTGAATTAGGTCGTGACTATAAAGGCCGTACAGATACGATGATTGTTATGACGGTTAACCCAAAAACTAATGTGACTACAATGACGTCTATTGCACGTGACACGTTAGTTACTGTCAATGGGGAACAAATGAAAATTAATGCGGCTTATGCTTATGGGACAGCTGACTCTGCCATGGCAGCAGTTGAAAACCTATTAAACATTAAAATCAATGGCGGTTATATTTTAGTTAACATGGGCGGTTTGGTTAAAATGGTTGATGCTGTTGGTGGTGTTGACGTGACGTCACCATTGACCTTCACAACTGAGGGGGATGATACGCAAGCAGACTCTAAAAGCCAGTATTCATTCACAGCCAACCAAACATATCATATGGATGGGAATGAAGCATTAGCTTTTTCACGTATGCGACATGAAGACCCCAATGGCGATTATGGTCGTCAACTGCGGCAACAACTTATTCTCCGAGGCGTATTGAAAAATTCAGCAAGTGTTGGTAGTTTGTTTAATGATTCATTATTAAACACATTATCAAATAATGTTCAGACGGATGTATCAACATCATCGATGAAGAATTTAGCATTAAGTTACCGTTCAGCTCTTGGGAATATTAAACAAGATCAGATGCGTGGTACCACACAAAGTATGGGTGCTTTGGGTTCAGTAGAAATGATGAGTCAAACAGAAATTGATCGTGTGCATGATGCTATTTCAGAACAAATGGCAGAATAG